One window of the Granulicella arctica genome contains the following:
- a CDS encoding sigma-70 family RNA polymerase sigma factor yields MQAGIIMNLAGTIELRSEDATLVADLKAGSENAFALLIAQYHQPLYSLIARSIQDPADAADITQEVFIKVFRNIRGFHGESSLRTWLYRIALHEASNQRRWWSRHKRQELTIDSSATEPDDDGDIPLLSATLADRRESPYDHAVQTQVRQRVEAALQQLPEAYRTVVILREIEGFAYEEIAEILDVNLGTVKSRLTRGRAALRTVLIDAEAAEANGRRAATAHAVALSSTGSV; encoded by the coding sequence ATGCAGGCGGGCATCATCATGAATCTGGCTGGCACGATCGAACTCCGATCGGAAGACGCGACCCTCGTTGCCGACCTCAAGGCCGGATCCGAGAATGCGTTCGCCCTGCTCATCGCCCAGTACCATCAGCCCCTTTACTCCCTTATCGCCCGCAGTATTCAGGATCCCGCAGACGCTGCCGACATCACGCAGGAAGTCTTCATCAAGGTCTTCCGCAACATCCGCGGCTTCCACGGCGAATCCAGCCTCCGCACCTGGCTCTACCGCATTGCCCTCCACGAAGCCTCAAACCAGCGCCGCTGGTGGTCCCGCCACAAGCGTCAGGAGCTCACCATCGACTCCTCCGCCACCGAGCCCGACGACGATGGGGACATTCCCCTCCTCTCCGCCACACTCGCCGACCGGCGCGAATCCCCCTACGATCACGCCGTCCAGACCCAGGTCCGCCAGCGTGTCGAAGCCGCCCTGCAGCAGCTTCCTGAGGCCTACCGCACCGTGGTCATCCTGCGCGAGATCGAAGGATTCGCTTACGAGGAGATCGCCGAAATCCTCGACGTCAATCTCGGCACCGTCAAGTCTCGCCTCACCCGTGGCCGTGCCGCACTCCGCACCGTCCTGATCGACGCAGAGGCCGCAGAAGCAAACGGCCGCCGCGCCGCCACCGCGCACGCCGTCGCGCTGTCCTCCACAGGGAGCGTTTGA
- a CDS encoding M1 family aminopeptidase → MRKFATALFGLALLPAGFAQEIPQSQSGTVLFSTEKKEPSQAVHPSVTDALPEMTAAGRDAPTFINYDLDVHLAPAKSQITVRSSLDVRNDGTEPLRYLALQISSTLMWESFAISGAEKNTPVIFGQHEIDTDADHTGKANEAIITLPQPLAPGAVVSLTAFYSGEIRPSAERLERIGAPVDQAASADWDQISAESTAIRGFGDVLWYPVAAEPVFLGDGAKLFQAVGKNRLRQAQTKIHLRLTVQYVGDPPDAAFFCGRREQFVATSENQDVPVVESPGIATADFEAEKLGFRSPSLFLTDRAATVTSDTLIAAVTDHYDALPQYGAGAALVKPLLTEWLGTVPLSQLMILDHSGQPFEDGAFLVLPMRASSAATLAPSLVHTLAHAWFRSTHPWLDEGVSQFMSLLWTEQNQGRAAAVEMLQQQANALALVEPEIVPGNDNVGQSLIHASDDVYYRTKASAVLWMLRSAAGDDALKQTLIAYRKDRKQDSDPVGFELALEKNSHKDLRWFFDDWVYRDRGLPDLTIVNVTPRALPPQGGKPAGWLVSAEVRNDGDAVADVPVTVRSGTLSATERLRIPGHSSTSTRILFEGTPDEVQVNDGTVPEMRNSVHTIQVRVRTQ, encoded by the coding sequence TTGAGGAAATTTGCAACGGCTCTATTTGGCCTGGCATTGTTGCCCGCAGGGTTCGCCCAGGAGATACCACAAAGCCAGAGTGGAACTGTTCTTTTCTCCACCGAGAAGAAAGAGCCATCCCAAGCCGTCCATCCGAGCGTAACCGATGCGCTTCCCGAGATGACCGCGGCTGGCCGTGATGCTCCTACCTTTATCAACTACGACCTTGACGTGCATCTTGCCCCTGCAAAGTCACAGATTACAGTGCGATCCAGTCTGGATGTGCGCAATGACGGCACCGAGCCGCTGCGGTACCTTGCGCTCCAGATCTCGTCGACGTTGATGTGGGAGAGCTTTGCCATCAGCGGTGCCGAGAAGAACACGCCAGTGATCTTCGGTCAGCACGAGATCGACACCGATGCGGACCACACGGGTAAGGCCAATGAGGCAATTATCACGCTGCCACAGCCTCTCGCGCCGGGCGCGGTGGTCTCCCTGACAGCGTTTTACTCCGGCGAGATTCGCCCCAGCGCCGAGCGACTTGAGCGGATTGGAGCACCTGTCGATCAAGCTGCTTCTGCGGATTGGGACCAGATCTCTGCTGAGTCGACCGCAATTCGCGGCTTTGGCGATGTGCTCTGGTATCCGGTTGCTGCTGAGCCGGTCTTTCTCGGTGATGGGGCAAAGCTCTTTCAGGCTGTTGGAAAAAACCGATTGCGGCAGGCACAAACGAAGATCCACCTGCGCCTCACGGTCCAGTACGTTGGGGACCCTCCCGATGCGGCTTTCTTTTGTGGGCGCCGCGAGCAGTTCGTGGCTACCAGCGAGAATCAGGATGTTCCCGTCGTTGAGTCGCCCGGTATCGCTACGGCTGATTTTGAAGCTGAAAAGCTAGGCTTCCGATCGCCAAGCCTCTTTCTGACAGATCGAGCGGCAACTGTCACGAGTGACACGCTGATTGCCGCTGTCACGGACCATTACGATGCACTACCTCAGTATGGTGCGGGCGCGGCACTCGTGAAGCCACTGCTTACGGAATGGTTAGGGACGGTGCCCCTTAGCCAGTTGATGATTCTTGATCACTCCGGGCAGCCGTTTGAAGATGGAGCCTTTCTGGTGCTCCCGATGCGCGCCAGCAGTGCGGCGACGCTCGCTCCTTCGCTTGTTCATACACTTGCTCATGCCTGGTTCCGCTCGACGCATCCCTGGCTCGATGAGGGCGTCTCGCAATTTATGTCCTTGCTTTGGACGGAACAGAACCAGGGCAGAGCGGCGGCAGTGGAGATGCTGCAGCAGCAGGCGAATGCGCTTGCCCTGGTTGAGCCCGAGATTGTTCCTGGAAATGACAACGTAGGGCAGAGCCTTATTCACGCAAGTGATGATGTCTACTACCGTACGAAGGCATCTGCCGTTCTGTGGATGTTGCGTTCAGCGGCGGGCGATGATGCTCTCAAGCAGACTCTGATCGCTTATCGCAAGGATCGCAAGCAGGACAGTGATCCGGTCGGGTTTGAGCTTGCTCTAGAGAAGAATTCTCACAAGGACTTGCGCTGGTTCTTCGATGACTGGGTGTACCGGGATCGAGGGCTACCTGACCTTACCATCGTGAATGTCACCCCAAGGGCGCTGCCTCCGCAAGGTGGTAAACCGGCAGGCTGGCTGGTATCCGCTGAAGTGAGAAACGATGGAGATGCGGTTGCTGATGTGCCGGTGACGGTGCGCTCTGGAACACTATCGGCGACGGAACGACTGCGAATACCGGGGCATTCCAGCACCTCGACGCGCATTCTTTTTGAAGGGACGCCAGATGAGGTCCAGGTAAACGATGGGACTGTCCCGGAGATGCGCAACTCGGTGCATACCATTCAGGTCAGGGTACGAACGCAGTAG
- a CDS encoding AsmA family protein, giving the protein MQEIDSTYERSHSARQRKRPLSRRLLPIFGLLLLLILIGFALPLLNVNRFQRRIVTSLSESLGRPIHLDRISLTVFPLPGLTIENFVIADDPAFGAEPFVRASEVRATLRISSLWRRRIEFTRISFTDPSINLVRTSAGKWNLEGILLQAARINAAPTAQTRSSAAPRFPYIEATGARLNLKLDQEKTPISLTEAEVALWLNTPQQWQLRLSGKPVRTDTSASDTGTIRLEGTLGRAAALNDVPIDLHAEWRNAPLGEASRVVLGHDAGVRGSMLLSASAQGTVGRSSVQAALHFTDMRRADFVPLHTVSIDAECQAIQTSAFRSVTDISCSWPQALTAAPKTFALTASIPDTHAMSKSSADFGTPGIPAAALLDWMHVASSRLSPDISATGTLAGSVFLRPEATPSAQWGGQFTLADASLIVPSVADLPIISGTVSGRVISLPGNQRQRPVFVLAPVPLMLGGRDFATVEGRLDQFGYTLHLTGTALPSKLLALGAAVPQLGDGLSSVLPTVATSTPFRFDLTSTRNWGGAQFWQGSRAAAAVPRHFMHR; this is encoded by the coding sequence ATGCAGGAAATTGACTCCACCTACGAGCGAAGCCACAGTGCGAGGCAGCGAAAGCGTCCGCTGTCTCGCAGACTCCTGCCCATCTTCGGTCTGTTGCTCCTGCTGATCTTGATCGGCTTCGCTCTTCCGCTACTCAACGTCAACCGGTTCCAGCGACGAATCGTCACCAGCTTGAGCGAGAGCCTTGGGCGACCGATTCACCTGGATCGTATCTCGCTTACCGTCTTCCCGCTTCCCGGTCTGACCATCGAGAACTTCGTCATAGCCGATGATCCTGCGTTCGGCGCGGAGCCTTTCGTCCGCGCCAGCGAAGTCCGCGCCACACTCCGCATCAGCTCTCTCTGGCGTCGTCGCATCGAGTTCACGCGCATCAGCTTCACCGATCCCAGCATCAATCTTGTAAGAACCAGCGCAGGCAAGTGGAACCTCGAAGGTATTCTCCTTCAGGCAGCCCGGATCAACGCCGCGCCCACAGCGCAGACACGCTCCAGCGCAGCGCCACGCTTCCCATACATCGAGGCGACAGGCGCTCGCCTCAACCTGAAGCTCGATCAGGAGAAGACACCGATCTCGCTCACCGAGGCAGAGGTCGCTCTCTGGCTCAACACCCCGCAGCAGTGGCAACTTCGCCTGAGCGGTAAGCCGGTTCGCACCGATACAAGCGCCTCCGACACGGGAACGATCCGCCTCGAAGGTACCCTCGGACGCGCTGCCGCCTTGAACGATGTACCGATTGATCTCCACGCAGAGTGGCGCAACGCGCCCCTTGGCGAAGCAAGCCGCGTCGTACTCGGGCACGACGCCGGAGTCCGCGGCTCCATGCTTCTCTCCGCCTCTGCCCAAGGCACTGTTGGCAGAAGTTCCGTGCAGGCCGCGCTCCACTTCACGGACATGCGCCGAGCAGACTTTGTCCCCTTGCATACCGTGTCGATCGATGCCGAGTGTCAGGCTATTCAGACCTCGGCCTTCCGGTCAGTCACGGATATCAGCTGTAGTTGGCCACAAGCCTTGACGGCCGCCCCAAAGACCTTCGCGCTCACGGCGTCGATCCCAGACACTCACGCCATGTCCAAATCATCTGCGGACTTTGGAACCCCTGGAATTCCCGCTGCAGCCCTGCTGGACTGGATGCATGTTGCAAGTTCCCGACTCAGCCCGGATATCTCGGCAACGGGAACCCTTGCAGGCAGCGTCTTTCTAAGGCCGGAAGCAACGCCTTCCGCGCAATGGGGAGGTCAGTTTACACTCGCAGACGCCTCACTCATTGTGCCGTCAGTCGCGGATCTTCCTATTATTTCGGGCACTGTGAGCGGTCGCGTCATCTCGCTACCAGGCAATCAAAGGCAGCGTCCAGTATTCGTTCTTGCGCCAGTTCCGCTGATGCTCGGAGGCCGCGACTTTGCCACCGTCGAAGGTCGCCTCGACCAGTTTGGATACACGCTTCACCTGACTGGAACAGCGCTTCCCTCGAAGCTTCTCGCCCTTGGAGCGGCCGTGCCGCAGCTTGGTGACGGACTTTCCAGCGTCCTGCCAACGGTCGCCACATCCACACCATTTCGCTTCGATCTCACCTCAACCCGAAACTGGGGTGGTGCGCAGTTCTGGCAGGGCAGTAGAGCCGCTGCGGCAGTGCCGCGACACTTCATGCATCGTTAA
- the rnc gene encoding ribonuclease III, with the protein MSTRPRKTIKIQPESNFGHTFRRPDLLTRALTHRSLSYETNPEALQDPEGDNEQLEFVGDAVLGLVVAESLYRRFPGSREGELTRLRASLVSRKHLADVAARIDLGRSLRLGKGEEQSGGRRKPALLANAMEAVIAALYLDGGLAAAQQFIEQHVIEPTLPDLNLALSGGSTFSGAIGDHKSALQEFLQAAGAGQPQYVLTDQTGPDHQKSFRVEVRIESGISLAESVGTTKKLAQQEAARLALTRLRTEASLLPQPAAAEAAG; encoded by the coding sequence ATGAGCACACGTCCTCGGAAGACAATTAAAATCCAGCCGGAGTCGAACTTCGGCCACACCTTCCGCAGGCCCGATCTCCTGACGCGCGCTCTAACCCATCGCTCCCTCTCCTACGAGACAAATCCAGAAGCGCTGCAGGATCCCGAAGGCGACAATGAGCAGCTTGAATTTGTAGGTGATGCCGTTCTCGGCCTCGTCGTAGCTGAATCGCTCTACCGTCGTTTTCCCGGCTCACGCGAGGGAGAATTGACCCGTCTTCGCGCCTCCCTCGTGAGCCGAAAACACCTCGCCGATGTAGCTGCTCGCATCGACCTGGGTCGTTCTCTGCGCCTCGGCAAAGGCGAAGAGCAAAGCGGAGGTCGCAGAAAACCAGCTCTCCTCGCAAACGCCATGGAAGCCGTAATCGCAGCGCTTTACCTCGACGGCGGTCTCGCGGCGGCCCAGCAATTCATCGAGCAGCACGTGATCGAGCCAACGCTTCCCGATCTAAACCTCGCCCTCAGCGGAGGAAGCACCTTCAGCGGAGCTATCGGCGACCACAAATCCGCCCTCCAGGAGTTTCTGCAGGCCGCAGGTGCAGGTCAGCCGCAATATGTCCTCACCGATCAAACAGGACCCGATCACCAGAAGTCCTTCCGCGTTGAAGTCCGCATCGAAAGCGGTATCTCGCTTGCCGAATCCGTCGGAACGACCAAGAAACTGGCTCAGCAGGAAGCTGCACGTCTCGCGCTGACACGTCTGCGCACCGAAGCAAGTCTCTTGCCTCAACCCGCAGCAGCGGAAGCCGCGGGATGA
- a CDS encoding tetratricopeptide repeat protein, with product MVLSPTTVLSRRLLVTSLGTLLTLAAAGQTPSQTQSSGSSSSSEQPAPTQSTSTSRVARIAQPEAGGSAITLETSEPLFDIAVGLNACGYDTDLAASNPVRLEIRQEVNDALTGSAPARDSRDALCAYIRQHTLNDAGLNLAQYVSLALYVTPNPELTPSVPETDLPPDSTQVVNILPLLRTFSETVHLHALWIEHRPQYEALVTQIHDPLTRMILDTNIYLGLPVSSYDGRRFLVLLEPMLAPSATNARIYSNDSIVVTSPIASSAANGKATVRMDQIRHTYLHYEVEPLVYARAASMDRLLPLLKPVQIEDSPLDFAHRSDIVALLTECLIKAVEARTMDVGIPKPVKPNAVKTRTDMEHYDAEMVVYDRQAEGTRRKLVERNVRQGWVLVDYFYDRLGIMEKDNVSLKEYIGEMVYGMDVDRQRHHEEQITFFPPGSRDLLDGHDVVRRVPQQPVGLRLAELKMMQGDTATAHELAEKALADPTGDHPRAHYLLARLDLMDRQPDEAISHFSEALKTSKDPRTLAWSHIYLGRLYDIQSNRPKALDEYKAALSTRDSLPDTKTAAEVGLKQPFALPQREAMRNGTTGKPADKDDKDDAPFDPSGKAEKEAYKPPVPPVTPHP from the coding sequence GTGGTCCTATCCCCTACTACCGTTCTCTCCCGCAGACTCCTCGTCACCAGCCTCGGCACTCTCCTCACCCTTGCCGCCGCCGGCCAGACCCCCTCACAGACGCAGAGTTCCGGCAGTAGCAGCTCCAGCGAGCAGCCCGCTCCGACGCAGAGCACCTCAACCTCGCGTGTAGCCCGCATCGCGCAACCCGAGGCTGGCGGCTCCGCGATCACCCTCGAGACCAGCGAGCCCCTCTTCGACATCGCCGTCGGCCTCAACGCCTGCGGCTATGACACCGATCTGGCCGCCTCCAATCCCGTGCGGCTCGAGATTCGGCAGGAAGTGAACGACGCCCTCACCGGTTCGGCCCCCGCCCGCGATAGTCGGGACGCCCTCTGCGCCTACATTCGCCAACACACCCTGAACGATGCCGGTCTTAATCTTGCCCAGTACGTCTCGCTCGCCCTCTACGTCACGCCGAACCCGGAACTGACCCCCTCCGTACCCGAGACAGACCTGCCGCCCGATTCCACCCAGGTCGTCAACATTCTTCCGCTCCTCAGAACCTTCAGTGAGACCGTCCACCTGCACGCCCTCTGGATCGAGCATCGACCTCAGTACGAGGCGCTTGTCACCCAGATCCACGATCCCCTGACGCGCATGATTCTGGATACCAACATCTATCTCGGTCTTCCCGTCAGCAGCTACGACGGTCGCCGCTTCCTCGTCCTGCTTGAGCCGATGCTGGCCCCGTCCGCGACCAACGCTCGCATCTACTCGAACGACTCCATCGTCGTCACATCACCGATCGCAAGCTCAGCCGCAAACGGAAAAGCCACCGTGCGCATGGACCAGATCCGCCATACCTATCTGCACTACGAGGTAGAGCCGCTCGTCTACGCCCGCGCCGCCTCTATGGACAGGCTCCTTCCCCTCCTCAAGCCCGTCCAGATTGAGGATTCCCCGCTCGACTTCGCCCACCGCTCTGACATCGTTGCCCTCCTCACCGAGTGCCTCATCAAGGCAGTCGAAGCGCGAACCATGGACGTCGGTATTCCGAAGCCAGTGAAACCCAACGCCGTCAAAACGCGGACTGACATGGAACACTACGACGCCGAGATGGTCGTCTACGATCGGCAGGCCGAGGGCACCCGACGCAAACTCGTCGAGCGCAATGTCCGCCAGGGATGGGTCCTCGTCGACTACTTCTACGACAGGCTCGGCATCATGGAGAAGGACAACGTCAGCCTCAAGGAGTACATCGGTGAAATGGTCTACGGCATGGACGTGGACCGGCAGCGCCATCACGAGGAGCAGATCACCTTCTTCCCACCCGGTAGCCGCGATCTCCTCGATGGTCACGATGTCGTTCGCCGCGTCCCTCAGCAGCCCGTTGGTCTCCGTCTCGCCGAGTTGAAGATGATGCAGGGCGATACCGCCACCGCCCACGAACTTGCTGAAAAAGCTCTGGCCGACCCGACAGGCGATCACCCTCGCGCCCACTATCTCCTCGCCCGTCTCGACCTCATGGACCGTCAGCCCGACGAGGCCATCTCCCACTTCTCGGAGGCTCTCAAGACCTCGAAGGACCCTCGCACGCTGGCCTGGTCTCACATCTATCTTGGCCGCCTCTACGATATCCAGTCGAACCGTCCCAAGGCACTCGACGAGTACAAGGCCGCCCTGTCCACCCGCGACAGCCTTCCAGACACCAAGACCGCAGCCGAAGTCGGCCTCAAACAGCCCTTCGCTCTCCCCCAGCGCGAGGCGATGCGCAACGGCACCACCGGCAAACCTGCCGATAAGGATGATAAGGACGACGCGCCGTTCGACCCCTCAGGCAAGGCCGAAAAAGAAGCCTACAAGCCACCGGTGCCGCCGGTCACACCGCACCCCTAG
- a CDS encoding site-specific integrase, producing the protein MKLGKQPLNGDKSMVNGAVTFGWFVLHRYLPLKEADWRDETAKVKKHLIQADLVDEFGDVRLENFDKFTLQTHLNKLAKTRSRDRVLQIRAYIKAIFAEAVDQDFLPKDPARTLKTPANLRETDKTVLSWEQLAAALARLGLRDRILLKLDMTNALRPSELFAFRWKCHRVEAVSLTIVETVYKGKIRSYGKTKGSLTEVPIAKDLSDDLVAWREVSQEQYDKKKKKHGPPPSDEEAFLFPNRDGSFMDPSNYRKRVLHKLATELGLPKLTFQVIRRTIATLAQKKGTVKDVQGMMRHSHVATTTDVYAGDAGGRSRHCGLHSPGAAGHDEEAGGEGQDATASHSRICGGGALMDRNFERKSAEAWRFREEMETTDMAWLHGNLKFAAICCQTFGRGSAKLLK; encoded by the coding sequence GTGAAGCTGGGAAAACAGCCACTCAACGGTGACAAGTCCATGGTCAATGGAGCTGTCACCTTCGGATGGTTCGTACTCCACCGCTACTTGCCGCTGAAAGAGGCGGACTGGCGCGATGAAACTGCCAAAGTAAAGAAGCACCTCATCCAGGCTGATCTCGTTGACGAGTTCGGGGATGTGCGGCTGGAGAACTTCGACAAGTTCACGCTTCAGACTCACCTCAACAAGCTAGCCAAGACGCGGTCGAGAGACAGGGTCTTGCAGATTCGGGCATACATCAAGGCGATCTTCGCTGAAGCGGTTGACCAGGACTTTCTCCCGAAAGACCCTGCGCGCACGCTGAAGACTCCCGCGAACCTGCGGGAGACGGACAAGACGGTGCTGAGTTGGGAACAACTCGCAGCGGCCTTGGCCAGGCTCGGCCTGCGCGACCGGATTCTGCTCAAGCTCGATATGACGAATGCACTTCGGCCGAGCGAGTTGTTTGCGTTCCGGTGGAAGTGTCATCGCGTTGAAGCGGTTTCGCTTACCATTGTGGAGACGGTCTACAAGGGGAAGATTCGGTCCTACGGAAAGACGAAAGGTAGTCTCACCGAAGTACCGATTGCGAAGGACCTCTCCGACGATCTCGTCGCCTGGCGGGAAGTCAGCCAAGAGCAGTACGACAAGAAAAAGAAGAAACATGGCCCGCCGCCATCGGATGAGGAAGCGTTTCTGTTTCCGAATCGGGACGGCTCCTTCATGGACCCGAGCAACTACCGCAAGCGGGTCCTGCACAAACTGGCAACCGAGCTCGGTCTACCGAAGCTCACGTTCCAGGTCATCCGACGCACGATCGCAACGCTGGCCCAGAAGAAGGGCACAGTGAAGGACGTGCAGGGGATGATGCGGCACTCGCATGTGGCGACGACGACCGACGTCTATGCAGGAGATGCCGGAGGGCGTTCGCGCCATTGTGGACTCCATTCACCGGGAGCTGCAGGGCACGATGAAGAAGCTGGGGGCGAAGGGCAAGATGCGACCGCCAGCCATTCCCGAATCTGTGGCGGTGGTGCATTGATGGATAGAAATTTTGAGAGAAAGTCAGCCGAAGCGTGGCGCTTCAGAGAGGAGATGGAAACGACTGACATGGCTTGGCTGCACGGCAATTTGAAATTTGCTGCCATTTGCTGCCAAACGTTTGGGAGGGGTTCCGCTAAGTTGTTGAAGTAA
- the lepB gene encoding signal peptidase I translates to MSDEPASIDEAPATPSSESETLLESLASICGVLIIGLFVMTFVFQNFEIPSASMVGTLLIGDHVVVDRVTLAPPTPWAFFMGYRDVHRGDVIVFLKPGEPDLYLVKRAIAIPGDRIHLHKGIVYLNGVAQNESQAGKPADDDNPQHAFNAYRDNFPSTKPGPYEEVTEQWAAELPRNVQDGDLLVPPGKIFALGDNRTESLDGRYWGFVPRENIVGRPLFVYWSFQTPADQIDKQSAGDRISFIGHVLFHMFDQTRWNRTLHRIL, encoded by the coding sequence ATCAGCGACGAACCAGCGTCCATTGACGAAGCTCCTGCTACGCCATCAAGCGAGTCGGAGACACTCCTCGAATCGCTCGCCTCCATCTGCGGCGTCCTGATCATCGGTCTCTTCGTGATGACCTTTGTCTTCCAGAACTTTGAGATCCCTTCAGCCTCGATGGTTGGAACGCTTCTCATCGGCGATCACGTTGTCGTCGATCGTGTCACGCTCGCGCCGCCAACTCCCTGGGCCTTCTTCATGGGCTATCGCGATGTTCATCGCGGCGACGTAATCGTCTTCCTCAAGCCAGGCGAACCGGATCTCTACCTCGTAAAGCGCGCCATCGCGATTCCGGGAGACCGAATCCACCTCCACAAAGGCATCGTTTACCTGAACGGCGTTGCGCAGAATGAGTCGCAGGCCGGAAAGCCTGCTGACGATGACAACCCACAGCACGCCTTCAACGCCTATCGCGACAACTTCCCTTCCACCAAGCCAGGGCCATACGAAGAGGTCACCGAACAATGGGCCGCTGAGCTTCCCCGCAACGTTCAGGATGGCGATCTGCTTGTTCCGCCCGGCAAGATCTTCGCCCTGGGAGATAACCGGACCGAAAGTCTCGACGGTCGTTATTGGGGCTTCGTCCCGCGCGAGAACATCGTAGGTCGACCGCTCTTCGTCTACTGGTCATTCCAGACGCCAGCAGACCAGATCGACAAACAGAGCGCAGGCGATCGGATCAGCTTCATCGGCCATGTTCTCTTTCACATGTTCGATCAGACCCGCTGGAATCGAACGCTGCATCGTATCCTTTAA
- a CDS encoding anti-sigma factor family protein has product MTPPSTCEFTQASFSAYLDGAVNGADMQQIASHLDSCSDCAREFTAWRSMQDTLSMLRTAKAPQDLGLKLRLAISREKSKRMSSVFDTISLYWDNTARPMLVQVSAGFAMAVVLLGAIVFLCGSVAVPSAVRADDEPLGAMTAPHYLYSTDEPRPILTAHDTTIVVEARINSQGRVYDYTIISDPQSPAVRAQIEDQLLLSVFQPASVFGTPVRSHMLLTYDGVSVHG; this is encoded by the coding sequence ATGACTCCACCTTCGACCTGCGAATTTACCCAGGCCTCGTTCTCTGCTTACCTTGATGGTGCCGTCAACGGAGCCGACATGCAGCAGATCGCCTCTCATCTCGACTCCTGCTCTGACTGCGCCCGTGAATTCACCGCCTGGCGCTCCATGCAGGACACCCTTTCCATGCTCCGCACGGCCAAAGCGCCCCAGGACCTCGGCCTCAAGCTCCGCCTCGCCATCTCCCGCGAGAAGTCAAAGCGCATGTCCAGCGTCTTCGACACCATCAGCTTGTATTGGGACAACACTGCCCGCCCCATGCTCGTCCAGGTCTCCGCAGGCTTTGCCATGGCCGTCGTGCTGCTCGGTGCCATCGTCTTCCTCTGCGGCTCGGTCGCGGTTCCATCCGCAGTTCGAGCCGACGATGAGCCCCTCGGCGCCATGACTGCACCTCATTATCTCTACTCGACAGATGAACCCCGTCCTATTCTGACCGCCCACGACACCACCATCGTCGTCGAAGCGCGGATCAATTCCCAGGGTCGGGTCTACGATTACACCATCATCTCCGACCCTCAATCTCCCGCCGTCCGCGCCCAGATCGAGGATCAACTTCTCCTCAGTGTCTTTCAGCCAGCCAGCGTCTTCGGCACCCCCGTGCGCAGCCACATGCTTCTCACCTACGACGGTGTCTCCGTCCACGGCTAA
- the lepB gene encoding signal peptidase I encodes MNSPPSAQHIAHHHHPSGPLAAVQSVLYLIVIAIFIIAFSAQPFQIPSGSMEPTLLVGDFLLVNKQLVPTEAHDPLPPTSIHRGDIVVFHYPVEPSLHLVKRVIGLPGDRVRLREGHVYINDQRLDEPYAVYRAAGPDSFRDNFPRMETAEPGIDANWWIEMRHRIDHDNLVVPPNKYFVLGDNRNNSEDSRYWGFVPRSAIVGKPFLIYFSLRRIERNDPSAAPQLKAPLRSSRIRQSFLGHLVDLARWDRTLRVIY; translated from the coding sequence ATGAATTCCCCGCCTTCCGCGCAGCACATCGCGCACCATCATCATCCCAGCGGTCCGCTCGCAGCGGTTCAGTCGGTCCTTTACCTGATCGTCATTGCCATCTTCATCATCGCCTTCTCAGCCCAGCCATTTCAGATCCCCTCAGGCTCGATGGAGCCAACTCTTCTGGTCGGAGACTTCCTGCTCGTTAATAAGCAACTTGTCCCCACAGAAGCCCACGATCCTCTTCCGCCAACCAGTATTCATCGCGGCGATATCGTCGTCTTCCACTACCCCGTCGAACCATCGCTTCACCTCGTCAAGCGCGTGATCGGTCTTCCGGGCGATCGCGTACGACTCCGCGAAGGTCATGTCTATATCAATGATCAGCGGCTCGACGAACCTTACGCGGTCTATCGAGCCGCTGGACCAGATAGCTTCCGGGATAACTTCCCCCGCATGGAGACTGCGGAACCAGGCATTGACGCCAATTGGTGGATCGAGATGCGTCATCGCATCGACCACGATAACCTGGTCGTTCCACCCAATAAGTACTTCGTTCTCGGCGACAACCGCAACAACAGCGAGGACAGCCGTTACTGGGGTTTTGTCCCGAGGTCGGCAATCGTGGGAAAGCCCTTCCTCATCTACTTCTCCCTCCGGCGAATAGAGCGTAATGACCCTTCCGCCGCGCCGCAACTCAAAGCACCGTTGCGTTCTTCCCGCATCAGGCAGAGCTTCCTCGGTCATCTGGTCGATCTCGCGCGATGGGACAGAACCCTCCGCGTCATCTACTAA